DNA from Rosa rugosa chromosome 6, drRosRugo1.1, whole genome shotgun sequence:
TGATTTCACTTCTATTTGGGGCCCTCTTTGTTAGGAAGTCCTGCAAACAATTAGTGATATGTATAGGTGAGGATGTGTCAAGGTACCAAGAACTAGAAGAAAAATCTACTGCATTAACCTCAATAGAAAACACTGAAACCTTACCCTTTTTAGCTAACCAATCCTTGAAGCCCTTGCAGTTTTTCTTAATGTGCCCCTCCTTTTTGCAGAAAAAACACTTAAAATTTCCAGCCTTTTTCATCTTGCCTGCTGCCTTTTTGGGGCTAAGTTTGGTGGACTTAACTCCACTAGTACCTTCACCAGAACCAGCAATAGCTACTGCACTAGACCCTGCTGCTTTCCCTTTACCCTTCCAGCTCGGCTTATTAACTAAATTGACTGAAACGGTACCCTCTCTCTTATGCAGCTCTTCTTCTTGCACACATATAGCTATTAATTCATTCAGATCCCACTGCTCTTTCTGAGCAAAATATGCTGTTTTCAGTGGACTAAAGGTTGCAGGGAGATTTCTCAAGGCAAGATGGACAATAAAAGCATCTGGAAAGACAATTTCTAAGTTTGCCAACCTAGTAGTAATCTGAATAACTTTCATGATGTGCTCTCTGACACTACCTGATGCATCATACTTAGAGGTTATCAGCCTATCCAGCAATAGTGATATCTCAGCCTTCACATTCTCTGTAAACTTTAACCCAATGGCAGTCATAAATTCTAAAGCAGTTTCAGGTTCAATCACACTACCCCTCACAATTGGTGACATAGTCTGCTTCAAGATAAGTTTCGTCATTCTATTCGCCCTGTGCCAATCTCTATGCCTAGCAATTGAAGGTTCATCACTCTGATCATTAATAATAGGCTCAGGGTCAGTCAAACAGAAATCGATGCCCTGAAGACCAAGATAGAGCTCAACATTTTCTTTCCATCTTTTGAAATTAGACCCATTCAGAGGCTCAATGTGGGACAGGGAAATGCCAGAATGCAAAgctgaaaacaaaaaataaagaagGTTTTAGTTTTCTGTCAAAATATTTGAAAAGGTGGATAAATATATATCGCATAATAATACACAGCGATTCAAACAAAAATACACAATGTATGAGATACATTTCATCACAGAAAACACACAAACCCCAAAAGCACATTCAATGAAAGACTTTACCTGTTGGCAAAAAGATAATTCATTATACTGAAGTTACTCAATTGTAAAACtgaaaatttagaaaataaGGCATCACTGAACAATCAACGCATGTTAGCAAGAAGAAGAGTTCAGATCACTGAATTTAATCTCTAAAATTTCATATTacactgttttgattttaagaATATAAAGGTCAATCCTTCTGTTGAAGATACAATCACATCCCAAAAATAAAGACACAAGTTTAGTTCTATTCTAATGATCAACAGAACAGTATAGTGATAGATTGATGTTACAACTTGCATCAAAACACCATTACGTGATCTAGAACTTATGGTTGTTACTGAATGATTTTAATCTTATACAACCAGTCAATTAGAAAATCAAATAACAAGGCGTAATGAATCAATTTTGGGAGATTTTCTTGTTAATTGATATTTCACTAAAGTTGATACAAACACACAGATCAATCTCAACAAGCAAAACACACAAGAATCATTCTCAATCACAATCAATACCAGCAAGGTCGAGATACCAGAAAATCATGATcaagaaattcaaattcaaattccatCCTTTCACGTTCTACTCTATCCTAcgtgcacgccgggaatgcattCTAGGGTTCTTGCTCACAATTATAATCAATTACATATGAAGTTCCAGTTTTGAAAAGAAGAAACGTACCCGGACGCTCCCGCGCTGCAATTAGAGTTaatcatatgcatatatatgtatagaaAGATTCGAAGACACATGCAAACTTGGTTTCTTAAATCAATTTCAATCAGAAGCACAAAATCAGCGGAATCGAAATTAATCCCCAAAATATGAAACT
Protein-coding regions in this window:
- the LOC133715565 gene encoding uncharacterized protein LOC133715565, with translation MARRQPVAGVKGRKLWFRPFCYTFRSDLQYLKPKFQVKMDSLDPASICPVRLQLQYVTTIRNCHTALHSGISLSHIEPLNGSNFKRWKENVELYLGLQGIDFCLTDPEPIINDQSDEPSIARHRDWHRANRMTKLILKQTMSPIVRGSVIEPETALEFMTAIGLKFTENVKAEISLLLDRLITSKYDASGSVREHIMKVIQITTRLANLEIVFPDAFIVHLALRNLPATFSPLKTAYFAQKEQWDLNELIAICVQEEELHKREGTVSVNLVNKPSWKGKGKAAGSSAVAIAGSGEGTSGVKSTKLSPKKAAGKMKKAGNFKCFFCKKEGHIKKNCKGFKDWLAKKGLPNKEGPK